A single genomic interval of Gemmatimonadota bacterium harbors:
- the ftcD gene encoding glutamate formimidoyltransferase produces MVRVLEAVPNFSEGRDLSKVRALVDTIAATGVEVLDWSADPDHHRSVISYIGDPDLVVRASIAAAEFARDHIDLREHQGVHPRVGALDVMPLVPLHGVDMVDAVNAAHRVGSAIADLGVPVFYYGYASDPAGRGLAELRRGGFEGFAGGFPEDRRPQVPASAERPHATAGVTCVGARRVLLAWNVFLRGISRDQAREIASQLRERDGGFAGLRALGLHLASQDRVQISMNLEDPDETPPLAVFSAIEKAVHAWGGDVVETQVVGMIPDALVLPAGQDRLHILDLEPARVLSHRVRMHVQGRLDTGRQTSDDAI; encoded by the coding sequence GGACGCGATCTTTCGAAGGTGCGTGCGCTCGTGGACACCATCGCGGCCACCGGAGTGGAGGTGCTCGACTGGTCGGCGGATCCAGACCATCATCGCTCCGTGATCAGCTACATAGGGGACCCCGACCTCGTGGTTCGTGCGTCGATCGCCGCGGCGGAGTTTGCGCGAGACCACATCGATCTGCGCGAGCATCAAGGGGTTCACCCGCGTGTGGGGGCGCTCGACGTGATGCCGCTGGTTCCCTTGCACGGTGTCGATATGGTGGACGCCGTTAACGCCGCGCACCGCGTCGGGAGCGCGATCGCCGACCTCGGCGTTCCAGTCTTCTACTACGGATACGCTTCCGATCCTGCCGGTCGTGGCCTGGCCGAGCTGCGCCGAGGCGGGTTCGAAGGCTTCGCTGGTGGGTTCCCCGAGGACCGTCGCCCCCAAGTTCCAGCGTCGGCCGAACGCCCTCATGCGACCGCAGGGGTGACGTGTGTCGGCGCCAGGCGAGTCCTACTCGCGTGGAACGTTTTTCTGCGCGGAATCAGTCGTGATCAAGCCCGCGAAATCGCTTCGCAGCTCCGTGAGCGAGACGGCGGATTCGCGGGGTTGAGGGCTTTGGGACTCCATCTCGCATCGCAGGACCGCGTCCAGATCTCGATGAACCTCGAGGATCCTGACGAAACACCACCGCTCGCTGTCTTCTCAGCCATAGAAAAGGCGGTACACGCGTGGGGTGGGGATGTCGTTGAAACCCAAGTGGTTGGCATGATTCCGGATGCCCTTGTGCTTCCGGCGGGGCAGGACAGATTACACATTCTTGACCTGGAACCAGCCCGCGTTTTGTCCCACCGTGTCAGGATGCACGTGCAGGGACGTCTGGACACCGGAAGGCAGACTTCGGACGATGCGATATGA
- a CDS encoding tetratricopeptide repeat protein, whose product MSIETLKEQARRHEQREEWQEALDQYGLAIMKLAKEEQPDIGLYNRVGDLYVRVGNLDAAVEHFEQSVDLYLETFLPNNAIAVCKKIIRNVPDRHSAYLKMGQIRAEQGFLPDARANFLTYAERMQQAGDLDESFRALVEFCDLAPDDIDIRMMVADQMASHDRKDDAVVQLSTAYRHLIAKGAADEASAVEAKIRELDASTDVGGLPVMTSAELDGDGLSDADDLMGHFSDIAIGDSDDQESDNGRELPTFDVSDEPGDAAPAPEEEDASEAEEAVQEAAASEDYIDLGSMVLGDDGGEKSTRFTVAYEEPSGDEQADFAKMLSQFKDKVSENLGADDVQTHHDLGTAYKEMGLLEEAVGEFQAALRASADHLPTYELLGLTFMEMGRPEATVHSLERALEVKYDIEEELLGIYYYLARANEDLGKAERAVELYEKVFSIDINFADVTERLGDLR is encoded by the coding sequence ATGAGCATTGAGACGCTCAAAGAACAGGCCCGACGCCATGAGCAGCGGGAAGAGTGGCAGGAGGCTCTGGATCAGTACGGGCTGGCGATCATGAAGCTGGCCAAAGAGGAGCAGCCGGATATCGGCCTGTACAACCGCGTAGGGGACCTCTACGTGCGCGTCGGCAACCTTGATGCCGCGGTCGAGCACTTCGAGCAGTCGGTCGACCTCTATTTGGAGACGTTCCTCCCCAACAACGCGATCGCGGTCTGTAAGAAGATCATTCGCAACGTGCCCGATCGGCACAGTGCCTATCTGAAGATGGGCCAGATCCGTGCAGAACAAGGCTTTCTGCCGGACGCGCGCGCAAACTTCCTCACGTATGCCGAGCGGATGCAGCAGGCGGGCGATCTGGACGAGTCGTTCCGGGCGCTCGTGGAGTTCTGCGATCTGGCTCCGGACGACATCGACATCCGGATGATGGTCGCCGACCAGATGGCGTCACACGACCGAAAGGACGATGCCGTAGTGCAACTCTCGACCGCGTATCGCCACTTGATAGCCAAGGGTGCGGCCGACGAGGCGAGCGCCGTCGAGGCCAAGATCCGCGAGCTCGACGCCAGCACCGACGTCGGTGGGCTCCCCGTGATGACGAGTGCCGAGCTCGACGGTGATGGGCTGTCCGATGCGGACGATCTGATGGGGCACTTCTCGGACATCGCGATCGGTGACTCCGATGATCAGGAGTCGGATAACGGCCGTGAGCTTCCGACGTTCGACGTGAGCGATGAACCAGGCGACGCCGCACCCGCCCCGGAGGAGGAGGATGCATCGGAGGCAGAGGAAGCCGTTCAAGAGGCTGCGGCGAGCGAGGACTACATTGATCTGGGCTCGATGGTCCTCGGCGACGACGGCGGAGAGAAGTCGACGCGATTCACGGTTGCGTATGAAGAGCCGTCAGGAGATGAACAGGCGGACTTCGCCAAGATGCTCTCGCAGTTCAAGGACAAGGTTTCCGAGAACCTCGGCGCCGACGACGTTCAGACTCACCACGATCTCGGCACGGCATACAAGGAGATGGGTCTTCTCGAGGAGGCGGTCGGCGAATTTCAAGCTGCGCTTCGTGCCTCCGCGGACCACCTGCCCACATACGAGCTGTTGGGCCTCACGTTCATGGAGATGGGTCGGCCCGAGGCGACCGTGCACTCGCTCGAACGGGCACTCGAGGTCAAGTACGACATCGAGGAAGAATTGTTGGGCATCTACTACTATCTCGCGCGAGCGAATGAGGATTTGGGTAAGGCGGAGAGGGCAGTGGAGCTCTACGAAAAAGTGTTCTCCATTGATATCAATTTCGCCGACGTGACCGAGCGGCTTGGCGACCTACGTTGA
- a CDS encoding polyprenyl synthetase family protein, with translation MQPSTDTSVGQAVQGGASALSAIQAPVRSELDQVGSELRRIVLSDFDMIEEVNEHLLFLQGKLFRPTLLLLSSRVGGEPHDDSRTLAAVVELVHLATLVHDDAVDHSVLRRGLPTVNALWTHQVAIIMGDYLYSRAVTELAQLGNLDALAVLAGAANEMSVGEMRQLTSYDALDFTEQDYYRLIAAKTASLMSASCEMGSLAGEAKSREQLARFGHNLGMAFQIVDDLLDYTGSEAVTGKPRGQDLREHKVTLPLVGALASATEAEEREIRTFFTRVAPSDDEIRQVIGIVTERGGLEYARGRADYYARLARASLTGLTEGPAVDALYDAVAYVVDRKR, from the coding sequence ATGCAGCCCTCGACCGACACCAGCGTAGGTCAAGCGGTCCAGGGGGGTGCGTCAGCCCTCTCCGCGATCCAGGCGCCTGTGCGCTCGGAGTTGGACCAAGTCGGCTCGGAGCTTCGCCGAATCGTGCTCTCCGACTTCGACATGATCGAAGAGGTCAACGAGCACCTCCTCTTCCTCCAGGGAAAGCTGTTCCGTCCCACGCTTCTCCTGCTTTCGAGTCGTGTCGGCGGAGAGCCCCACGACGATTCCCGTACGCTCGCGGCGGTTGTAGAGCTCGTGCACCTCGCGACGCTGGTTCACGACGACGCGGTCGACCACTCCGTGCTCCGTCGCGGGCTGCCGACCGTGAACGCCCTGTGGACTCATCAGGTCGCCATCATCATGGGCGACTATCTGTATTCGCGCGCCGTCACCGAACTCGCCCAACTCGGCAACCTGGATGCGCTCGCGGTGTTGGCAGGGGCCGCCAACGAGATGTCAGTCGGTGAGATGCGGCAGCTCACCTCGTACGACGCGCTCGACTTCACCGAGCAGGACTACTACCGGCTCATCGCAGCGAAGACTGCGTCGCTCATGTCGGCTTCGTGTGAAATGGGCTCGCTCGCTGGCGAAGCAAAGTCCAGGGAGCAGTTGGCGCGCTTCGGCCACAATCTCGGGATGGCGTTCCAGATCGTGGACGACCTGCTCGACTACACCGGTTCCGAAGCCGTCACCGGAAAGCCGAGGGGACAAGATCTTCGGGAGCACAAGGTTACGTTACCGCTCGTCGGCGCGTTGGCGAGCGCCACCGAGGCGGAAGAGCGCGAGATTCGAACCTTCTTCACTCGGGTCGCTCCCTCTGACGACGAGATCCGGCAGGTCATCGGAATCGTCACGGAAAGGGGTGGACTCGAGTATGCCAGGGGCCGAGCCGACTACTACGCCCGTCTCGCCCGGGCGTCGCTGACGGGCCTCACGGAGGGCCCCGCGGTGGATGCCCTATACGACGCCGTGGCCTACGTGGTGGATCGCAAGCGATGA
- a CDS encoding twin-arginine translocase TatA/TatE family subunit has protein sequence MGLGGFGMWEMIFIFLVILLLFGAKKLPEIGSALGKGIREFKSSVREIENEFKAPDRQIHRSSPPPTPAQQDDEDEKGDDDGEPRSLSDQD, from the coding sequence ATGGGTTTAGGCGGATTCGGAATGTGGGAGATGATCTTCATCTTCCTCGTGATCTTGCTGCTGTTTGGAGCCAAGAAGCTTCCGGAGATCGGCTCGGCCCTCGGGAAGGGCATTCGGGAGTTCAAGAGCTCGGTGCGGGAGATCGAGAACGAGTTCAAGGCTCCCGATCGCCAGATTCACCGGTCGTCCCCTCCTCCCACTCCTGCCCAGCAGGACGACGAAGACGAAAAGGGAGACGATGACGGCGAACCGCGGAGCCTGAGCGACCAGGACTGA
- a CDS encoding peptidylprolyl isomerase, which yields MRNATKPIMIAVAVAFVGLMVFTWGMDITGQSSGGFGEIGRVNGDAVTYDDWSATFQNLRDQIQRSQEQPLTSQQVKEIEDAAFDEVVNQLLIRQELRRRGIKVTDQEIIQAAQLSPPADLRPQFTSEETGQFDITGYQTFLASLPNDQRLLLEAYYRDVIPRGKLLRQVSSGIYLSDAELWQRFRDQNEQVEIRFVALDPATRYEDNDFEISDGDIEAYYRAKQEEFAVPARASVRVVVLGKTPTAADSVAAGETAAAVRQEILDGADFAEVAQRESADEGSAALGGELGVFPKGRMIGAFDSTVFAAPLNTVGEPVRTAFGYHIIEVLDRWGVDSVQARHVLIPFERTDDSEIALLMLADSLEDMGEVMPLEEAAANVGLEVTTVDLAENFPFVGGAGQISEGADWAFLEGEPGDVSPVFETDQAFYALELISTTPEGVLPLEAARVAIESTLRFDRKMEQAIMDGQAMLERIAAGEDLTQVAEDVGLQVDAPTPFTRNQFVPRLGRQNAAIGASFGLQPGQISEVVTTPANAFIIEQVSYAEADSAAWLGQTIQQRQTQAAILQQTRLQVWMAALRAAARIVDRRAEVFAPQDEDFVQFPTVF from the coding sequence ATGCGGAACGCGACGAAGCCGATCATGATCGCGGTAGCGGTCGCGTTCGTCGGTCTCATGGTGTTCACGTGGGGCATGGATATTACTGGGCAGAGCTCCGGTGGCTTCGGCGAAATCGGCCGTGTCAACGGGGATGCGGTCACGTACGACGACTGGAGCGCGACCTTCCAGAATCTCCGCGACCAGATCCAGCGATCTCAGGAACAGCCTCTCACATCTCAGCAGGTCAAAGAGATTGAAGACGCTGCGTTCGACGAGGTGGTGAACCAGCTTCTCATCCGGCAGGAGCTGCGCCGCAGAGGCATCAAGGTCACGGACCAGGAGATCATCCAGGCCGCTCAGCTCAGCCCCCCCGCGGACCTTCGGCCTCAATTCACGTCGGAGGAGACGGGCCAGTTCGACATCACGGGTTATCAGACCTTCCTCGCCTCTCTCCCGAACGACCAGCGCTTGCTGCTCGAGGCATATTACCGGGACGTGATCCCGCGCGGAAAGCTGCTCCGGCAGGTCTCGAGCGGGATCTACCTCTCGGACGCCGAACTCTGGCAACGCTTCCGCGATCAGAACGAGCAGGTCGAAATCCGCTTCGTGGCGCTGGATCCGGCCACGCGGTACGAGGACAACGACTTCGAGATCTCAGACGGCGACATAGAGGCGTACTATCGGGCCAAGCAAGAAGAATTCGCCGTACCCGCGCGCGCTTCGGTCAGGGTCGTCGTGCTCGGCAAGACCCCTACCGCGGCGGATTCCGTGGCTGCCGGCGAGACCGCGGCGGCGGTGCGCCAGGAGATCCTCGACGGCGCCGACTTCGCCGAAGTCGCGCAGAGGGAGTCCGCGGATGAGGGTTCGGCTGCGCTCGGCGGAGAGCTCGGGGTCTTCCCGAAAGGGCGCATGATCGGCGCCTTCGACAGCACGGTCTTCGCGGCTCCGCTCAATACGGTCGGCGAGCCGGTGCGTACTGCGTTCGGGTACCACATCATCGAGGTACTGGACCGCTGGGGCGTCGACAGCGTCCAGGCGCGCCATGTGCTGATCCCCTTCGAGCGCACCGACGACAGCGAGATCGCGCTGCTCATGCTGGCCGACTCGCTCGAGGACATGGGGGAGGTGATGCCGCTGGAGGAGGCGGCCGCCAACGTGGGCCTCGAGGTCACTACGGTGGACCTCGCCGAGAACTTCCCCTTCGTGGGGGGCGCGGGGCAGATCTCTGAAGGAGCGGACTGGGCGTTCCTGGAAGGTGAGCCCGGTGATGTGAGCCCGGTCTTCGAGACCGACCAGGCGTTCTACGCGCTCGAGCTCATCAGTACCACCCCCGAAGGTGTGCTGCCGCTGGAGGCCGCCCGAGTCGCGATCGAGTCGACGCTCCGCTTCGATCGGAAGATGGAACAGGCCATCATGGACGGTCAGGCCATGTTGGAGCGCATCGCCGCGGGGGAAGATCTCACCCAGGTCGCCGAAGACGTCGGCCTCCAGGTGGACGCGCCGACTCCGTTCACACGCAACCAATTCGTACCCCGGCTCGGACGGCAGAATGCGGCGATCGGAGCTTCGTTCGGACTCCAGCCCGGCCAGATCAGTGAGGTCGTCACCACGCCCGCGAACGCGTTCATCATCGAGCAAGTGAGCTATGCGGAGGCAGACTCCGCGGCATGGCTCGGGCAAACGATCCAGCAACGGCAGACGCAGGCGGCGATTCTACAGCAGACACGCCTCCAGGTGTGGATGGCCGCGCTACGGGCTGCGGCGCGTATCGTCGACCGCCGAGCCGAGGTCTTCGCTCCGCAGGATGAGGACTTCGTCCAGTTTCCGACGGTATTCTAG